The following nucleotide sequence is from Capra hircus breed San Clemente chromosome 16, ASM170441v1, whole genome shotgun sequence.
GCGGTGGTAAATGTCTGTGGGATGTTGTGCGTAGTGAAGTTTGTGGCCGTCACACCAATGCCCAGGGGGCTGCGGTGATGGTACTGAAACGGGGGTGGTTTAAAGCTTGGGTAATGTTGGTTGAGACCCAATCGAACATCTGGATCCTTTGTTTTCATTCCGGAAGCCATTATTTTGATGGTCGTGTAAAGCTCTTCGGAAGAATCGTTCAACTCCTCCTCTTCTTTAGACGCTTCTAGAGGGTCTTCTGGCAAACTCTGCATGTGCTCAACATGGGCCTTGCTGGGATCCGTAAAGTTCTGGGGCCTCAGGGTGCCGCTTTCAAACTCGTGGTGCGTGCACACCGTATCCGGGTGGAGATCTCGCTGGTGCTGCTGCAGATTGCACAAGAACGCAAACTCCTTTTTACAAACTGAGCACACGAAGATATTCCCAACGCCGTGAAGCATGAAGCGGTGTTCTGACAGATCAGTTTTCACCTTGAAGAGCTGCACACAAAATTCACATTTGAAGGGCCATTCCTCAGCGTGAATGGATAAATGTTTGGTTAGATCCTTAATGGAAAGAAAAGGTGATTCACAGACGTTGCAGACAAAGTTCCTGTTGAATGTCTCCTGGACGATCTCCTGCTCAGTGGCGGATGGGGCTTCCTCCCTGGCTTTCAGGTCTTCACTCTCTAGTTCCTCCTGCTTAAAAGATATCATGGGGAGAGAGGTTTCCAGATTATCCCCAGAGGAAACCACGGATGACACTGCTGAGAGAGGAGGCGGtgaaggggaagaggaggaggaggaagatgagaaggaagaggaggaagaagaggaggaagatgaggagAGTGTTGGAGGCCCCGGTGAAGCACCAGACATAACAGGCTCCACGGAGGGAATGGGGGACGGCGAGGGGGACACCGTCGGGGAGAGAATTGGAAGTGGGGACTGTGCGGTGGCATTCGAGAGTGGGGAGGGACACGGGTGGGGGGACGCCCCAGCAGAGGGGGCTGGAAGAACGACAGTAGGAAGCAGCGGAGGGGGCGGAGTGGCAACCGTTAACACGGGGGGACAGGgcggaggagaggagggggtcGTGGGGGTCAAGAGAGGCGGCAGCCGCCCGCAAGAGAGGGAAGGTGGTTGCAGGGCAGGTGACGATGAGGAAACGTCAGGAGGAGCCTCGACAACAGTGGCAGACGAGCTGGAGTTGAGACCAAGGTCAGGGTCTGGCTGAGGATCTAGAGGTTTACAGGGACTGGCGCTTCCGGATGCCTCTGGAGCGTTTTCCACAGGGAGGTCGACGCCGTTGTATTCGTTGAGAAGGACCTTCTGCAGCATGCAGGTGgtgggtttccttttcttcacagcaCTGCAGGATGGCTGCAGCACATGGTTTTCTTTGAATTCCTTGCCTTCAGAGTCACCACAGGGCTTTTTATGCACACTGAGATCTAACACAGCTTCCCACTGGACCGGAGCCTTGCCTGGCCCCTCAGCCTTCTGTTTCACACCACTGGACAAATCCAGTGGCTGCTGGTTGCACACACTGCTAAAAGCAGAGCTAGCTGCCCATTCGTTAGACACCTTATATTCATCAAAGCCCGGCGGGCTCCCAGTTTCTCTCTCATCTCTCCCAGACAAACTCCATGCTGGTGAGTTGCTGTGACTCTCTAATTTGGGTTTTTTGGAGCTTAGAACTGCCTCAGTCCACATGGCTTTCCCATCTCCTGGTTTTCCAAAGTCTCGCAGGGCAGGGCTGTGCTGGGGAGAGCTGGGGGGAGAGCTGGTTCGCCTCTTAAACCTGCTAGAAGTCACAGGTAGCATCGACGCAGGAGCGGACACGCAGACAGGGCCTAACTTGGGTATCTCAGCGGCTGAAATCCCTGCAGGAGGCGTTAATTTATCCTGGGTCTGAAGAAGCTGTTTGAGCTTTGATGACAAATACACGCTTTTCTCTTTGTGGAAAGACACCGCCTCTGTGGTTGATATGCTGAGAGGCAGACTCAAGGAACACGAAGGTGTGGCAGGATCAGACTCAGTCTCGGCTTTAATTTTGGGTAACACGGGCGGACTAGCAGTCCTCCGTTTCTTGGACTCGCTGTTTGTGCTGCTGGAAGGCTCTTTAGGGAGATCATCGGTTATAGGGACCTGCGTGGTCTTTATGTTCTGAGTGATTTCCACTGTGACTGGAGTGAGCAGACAGTTTATTCCGTACAAGTCTGCCGAATTGGATTCCATCTCAATAACGTCACAGTtactggtgctgctgctggtCTGAATTTTACCATCAATGTAGTAATTTAGGTTCTCAGAGATATTGCTGGAAATATCCATGATGTACACATCGTccgcctccccttcctcctctgggTCTGTGCTGGGGACATAGATACTTGGGGCGGGAGGGGCCTGCTCTGCTGGGGGCTGTGGCTCTTCCAGGAGGCCCCCTTTCCGCCGCACCCCCTTGGGAATCAGGTGCCGCTCGTGAACTCTGCGCTGATGCCGTCTCATATTCGTGTGAGTGCCGAAAACCTTCTTACAGTACTTGCACGGGTGAAGCTCTTTAGCTTCGCCATTCTCTTCTACGACGGAAGGAGTCACTGAGTCCTGGGACACCTTCTCTGAACTCAAGGTCAGGCCATCGTGCCCAAGACCGGGGGGCTGTGTGTCGTCCTGGGGAGGAGCATCGTCGCTGGGCGCCTTGCTGCCGGCCGGGTCCTCGAGCTTTCGCTTCAGCCCGGCCTCGTGGCGCCGCTCGTGGCGCCGCCGGTTGATCTGTGTGCCGAAGGCCTTCCCGCAGTACTTGCACTTGAAGGCGTGGCTGGCCGTGGacatgtggatgtgtgtgtgccgCTCCAGCCCCTGCTTGGTCGTGAacttcctctcgcagtgctgacatgggaacAGAAACGTTTCAAACACGTCCCCGTTGGCCTCTTCTCTGGCTCTGGGAGTTTTCACAACAGGGGCTGCCTCCGCAGAGTCTTCAAGAGTTTCCTTTGAAACAGTTTTTGGTTCTTCTAACAAATCCTCGGGCTTCTCATCACACCGGATCTCCGGCTCTCTCAGGGAACTTTGATTTGGCACATCAGCTGCTTCGTCCCCATCTTCTTCcagctcctcctcttcctcctcctcctcctcctccaccacctcaTTCGCCTCACAGAGCGCTGCTTCCTGCTCTGCGTCTGGTCCTGTCTGGGGCTcgtgggcagggggagggagggcgAACTCCGGAGGCACATCCTGGCTCACGATCTCCTGAGGGACGGCTGGTTGCTCAGTGGCGGAAGCGGAAGGCTTCTCGTCTTCGTCTTTGGGGCCTGGAAGGCACAGGGAGGCAGAAGTAAGGTTAAACACTAGCCACTGGTGATCAGCTTTCATTATCCATGTTACTTTCTTTATCATCTAAAATGCGTGAGAGAGATCGTAGCAATAGACCACTCTACATTCTCACTTAAGAAGTTATACTGGATATAAatccatttcattcattcaacaaacaactGCAGTGCACCAGGAAGCTCAGTGGGCAGTGAGGGAGGCTTCAATCTGAGCAATAAATGCCCAAAGGAACTCAGGCTCTTCTGTGTTTCCTCACACAGATATAAACACGCTTTTGTTTACAGAAACTGTACTGCTTAAAACTGTGTCGGGAATAGCTGATACTGATATTTGACTAGTCATGAGTTCTAATTTTTCATGATTCCAAACTGAAACAAGAAAACagctgaacaaaaaaaaaaaaaaaaaagaaaacagctgaaCATATTACCAGGTAATATTCTTAGTGGTCTGCCTTGAATGTAACTGATTTGTTCCCTTCTTCTTTACCAAAACTATATGTCGAGAGCTAcaacattttccaaaattatGTGATCCATATTCTTCATGTAAAAGGAACTTTGAAGACCATCTCTTCTGAGCCTTATTAAATTAGCGaggaccagagatctcttcaagaaaactggaaatagcaagggaacatttcatgcaaggataggcaTGATAAACTGTAAGGACCTAAGAGATggagaagacattaagaagaggtggcaagaatactaatGACCCAGAATAATCGGGATGGTATGGTCACTAACCTTGAACcggacatcctagagtgtgaagttcaggtgggccttaggaaccattacCATGAATGAAGtgagtagaagtgatggaattccagacgagctatttgaaatcctaaaagatgatgctgtgaaaagtgcttcactcaatatgccagcagatttggaaaactcagcagtggccacaggactgaaaaaaggtcagtttttatttcaatcccaaagaagagcaatgccaaagaatgttcaaactaccgtacaaatgcactcgtttcacatgctaacagagtaatgctcgaaattcttcaagctaggctttagcagcaCGTGAACAGAGgacttcagatgtacaagctgggtttagaaaaggcagaggaaacagagatcaaattgtcaacatctgcaatatcatagagaaagcaagggaattctagaaaaacatgtacttctgcttcattgactacttgaAAGCCttctgactgtgtagatcacaacaaatcgtggaaaatacttgaagagacaggaataccaaaccaccttacctgtctcctaagaaacctgtatgcaggtcaacatgcaacagttaaaactggacatggaacatggactggttcaaaactgggaaaagagtatgttaaggctgtatagggcttcccttgtgactcagctggtcaagaatccacctgtaatgtgggagacctggggtcgatccctgggttgggaagatcccctggagaagagaaaggctacccactccagcattctggcctggagaatttcaaggtctgtatagtccacggggtcacaaagagtcagacacgactaagcgactttcacttcacttcacttcaaggctgtatattgttaccctgctcatttaacttctatgcagaggacatcatgcgaaatgctgggccaAACTgacttacaagctggaatcaagactgctgggagaaatatcaataagttcagatacgcagatgataccctaatggcagaaaggaaagagaaactacagagcctcttgaaaagggtgaaagaggagagtgaaaaagctggcttaaaactcaaacattcaaaaaacaaacatcagggcatccagtcccatcacttcatggcaaatagatggggaaacagtgacagactattttcttgggctccaaaatcactgtggatggtgacatagacacaaaagatgcttgctcctttgaagaaaagctatgacaaacctagacagcatattaaaaagcagagacatcactttgctgacaaaggtccgtagagtcaaagctatggtttttccagcagtcatatatggacgCGAGAGTTGGgttataaagaagactgaggactaaagaattgatgctttccaagtgtggtgctggagaagactcctgagagttccttggaccgcAGGGAGATAAACCAGTTGATGCTAAAGGATAtcaagtctgaatattcattggaaggactattactgaaactccaatattctggccacctgatgcgaggagcctactcactggaaaagaccctgatgctagggaaagattgagggcaggagaaagggatgacagaggatgagaaggttagatggcatcgccaactcaacagacatgagtttgagcaaactctggaagatagtgaaggacagggaagcctgacgtgctgcagtccatggggttgcaaagggtcagacaggacttagcaactgaacaataacaataggTGTGCCtcagagaataaaaaagaaatctgaagtcACTTCCGAGTCCCAATGCCCAAGAGGAGCCCAGTCTAGCCCAACCTGAGATTAATGGTACAAGGTGGTCAGGGAAGGACTCACCAGCAAGATAGGTGAGTAGagatctaaagaaaatcaatcacaCAGATATTTGGTGGAAGGAAGTCCTCTGGATAGAGGAAATGGCAAATGTGCAAGCTGTGAGTCAATAACATGTTAGATGTGTTCAAGAATTGGCCAGGAAGTTGGAGGGGGATGGGcgcagggagagaaggagaagagCAGGAGAGAATATCAGCTCATGCAGAGCCTTATAGGCTGCTGACCTTTATTCTAAGGGGAAACAAGAAGCcaacacagaaacagaagagCAACCGAAATAGAGGAGGGTCACTCTCGGTGCTACATAAAGACAGAAAACTGTAGGGGGACAGGGAGACGAGAGGGGCTGAGCACACCCTCCAGGAGAGGGGCCGGGGGAAACCGAAGTGGCCTGAAGATAGTGGGGAGAGGCCAGAGCCTGGATGCACCCTGGAGAGGAAGCTAACAAGCTGAGTGTGTTGGCTGACTATGGTATGggagaggggcagggcagggtaGGGGCCAGTGGTGGTAGGAGAAGGGTCAAAGAGATTCCACAGCAACTGCTGTTAGCCTGTTCACTAGACTGAGGGAAAAGCAAGTTTGGTCTGTGTGAGTTTGTTTGTACTGGGGGGAAATGAGAGTT
It contains:
- the PRDM2 gene encoding PR domain zinc finger protein 2 isoform X4 encodes the protein MNQNAAEPVATTETLAEVPEHVLRGLPEEVRLFPSAVDKTRIGVWATKPILKGKKFGPFVGDKKKRSQVKNNVYMWEVYYPNLGWMCIDATDPEKGNWLRYVNWACSGEEQNLFPLEINRAIYYKTLKPIAPGEELLVWYNGEDNPEIAAAIEEERASARSKRSSPKSRKGKKKSQESKNKANKTEDVQLKTSEPDPSPANMRDSAEGPKDEDEKPSASATEQPAVPQEIVSQDVPPEFALPPPAHEPQTGPDAEQEAALCEANEVVEEEEEEEEEELEEDGDEAADVPNQSSLREPEIRCDEKPEDLLEEPKTVSKETLEDSAEAAPVVKTPRAREEANGDVFETFLFPCQHCERKFTTKQGLERHTHIHMSTASHAFKCKYCGKAFGTQINRRRHERRHEAGLKRKLEDPAGSKAPSDDAPPQDDTQPPGLGHDGLTLSSEKVSQDSVTPSVVEENGEAKELHPCKYCKKVFGTHTNMRRHQRRVHERHLIPKGVRRKGGLLEEPQPPAEQAPPAPSIYVPSTDPEEEGEADDVYIMDISSNISENLNYYIDGKIQTSSSTSNCDVIEMESNSADLYGINCLLTPVTVEITQNIKTTQVPITDDLPKEPSSSTNSESKKRRTASPPVLPKIKAETESDPATPSCSLSLPLSISTTEAVSFHKEKSVYLSSKLKQLLQTQDKLTPPAGISAAEIPKLGPVCVSAPASMLPVTSSRFKRRTSSPPSSPQHSPALRDFGKPGDGKAMWTEAVLSSKKPKLESHSNSPAWSLSGRDERETGSPPGFDEYKVSNEWAASSAFSSVCNQQPLDLSSGVKQKAEGPGKAPVQWEAVLDLSVHKKPCGDSEGKEFKENHVLQPSCSAVKKRKPTTCMLQKVLLNEYNGVDLPVENAPEASGSASPCKPLDPQPDPDLGLNSSSSATVVEAPPDVSSSSPALQPPSLSCGRLPPLLTPTTPSSPPPCPPVLTVATPPPPLLPTVVLPAPSAGASPHPCPSPLSNATAQSPLPILSPTVSPSPSPIPSVEPVMSGASPGPPTLSSSSSSSSSSSFSSSSSSSSPSPPPLSAVSSVVSSGDNLETSLPMISFKQEELESEDLKAREEAPSATEQEIVQETFNRNFVCNVCESPFLSIKDLTKHLSIHAEEWPFKCEFCVQLFKVKTDLSEHRFMLHGVGNIFVCSVCKKEFAFLCNLQQHQRDLHPDTVCTHHEFESGTLRPQNFTDPSKAHVEHMQSLPEDPLEASKEEEELNDSSEELYTTIKIMASGMKTKDPDVRLGLNQHYPSFKPPPFQYHHRSPLGIGVTATNFTTHNIPQTFTTAIRCTKCGKGVDNMPELHKHILACASASDKKRYTPKKNPVPLKQTVQPKNGVVVLDNSGKNAFRRMGQPKRLNFSVELSKMSSNKLKLNALKKKNQLVQKAILQKNKSAKQKADLKTTPESSSHVCPYCHREFTYIGSLNKHAAFSCPKKPLSPSKKKLSHSSKKGGHQSPAGSDRNNSSSHRRRTADAEIKMQSMQAPLGKTRARSSGPSQVPPPASSFRSKQNVKFAASVKSKKPSSSLRNSSPIRMAKMTHSESKKPKAAAKNHAAPLSGKTSRSLHVRAQKSRAVLQSKSALASKKRTDRFSVKSRERSGGPITRSLQLAASADPSENRKEDGSGKQELKDLRSGLQRQK
- the PRDM2 gene encoding PR domain zinc finger protein 2 isoform X6, yielding MRDSAEGPKDEDEKPSASATEQPAVPQEIVSQDVPPEFALPPPAHEPQTGPDAEQEAALCEANEVVEEEEEEEEEELEEDGDEAADVPNQSSLREPEIRCDEKPEDLLEEPKTVSKETLEDSAEAAPVVKTPRAREEANGDVFETFLFPCQHCERKFTTKQGLERHTHIHMSTASHAFKCKYCGKAFGTQINRRRHERRHEAGLKRKLEDPAGSKAPSDDAPPQDDTQPPGLGHDGLTLSSEKVSQDSVTPSVVEENGEAKELHPCKYCKKVFGTHTNMRRHQRRVHERHLIPKGVRRKGGLLEEPQPPAEQAPPAPSIYVPSTDPEEEGEADDVYIMDISSNISENLNYYIDGKIQTSSSTSNCDVIEMESNSADLYGINCLLTPVTVEITQNIKTTQVPITDDLPKEPSSSTNSESKKRRTASPPVLPKIKAETESDPATPSCSLSLPLSISTTEAVSFHKEKSVYLSSKLKQLLQTQDKLTPPAGISAAEIPKLGPVCVSAPASMLPVTSSRFKRRTSSPPSSPQHSPALRDFGKPGDGKAMWTEAVLSSKKPKLESHSNSPAWSLSGRDERETGSPPGFDEYKVSNEWAASSAFSSVCNQQPLDLSSGVKQKAEGPGKAPVQWEAVLDLSVHKKPCGDSEGKEFKENHVLQPSCSAVKKRKPTTCMLQKVLLNEYNGVDLPVENAPEASGSASPCKPLDPQPDPDLGLNSSSSATVVEAPPDVSSSSPALQPPSLSCGRLPPLLTPTTPSSPPPCPPVLTVATPPPPLLPTVVLPAPSAGASPHPCPSPLSNATAQSPLPILSPTVSPSPSPIPSVEPVMSGASPGPPTLSSSSSSSSSSSFSSSSSSSSPSPPPLSAVSSVVSSGDNLETSLPMISFKQEELESEDLKAREEAPSATEQEIVQETFNRNFVCNVCESPFLSIKDLTKHLSIHAEEWPFKCEFCVQLFKVKTDLSEHRFMLHGVGNIFVCSVCKKEFAFLCNLQQHQRDLHPDTVCTHHEFESGTLRPQNFTDPSKAHVEHMQSLPEDPLEASKEEEELNDSSEELYTTIKIMASGMKTKDPDVRLGLNQHYPSFKPPPFQYHHRSPLGIGVTATNFTTHNIPQTFTTAIRCTKCGKGVDNMPELHKHILACASASDKKRYTPKKNPVPLKQTVQPKNGVVVLDNSGKNAFRRMGQPKRLNFSVELSKMSSNKLKLNALKKKNQLVQKAILQKNKSAKQKADLKTTPESSSHVCPYCHREFTYIGSLNKHAAFSCPKKPLSPSKKKLSHSSKKGGHQSPAGSDRNNSSSHRRRTADAEIKMQSMQAPLGKTRARSSGPSQVPPPASSFRSKQNVKFAASVKSKKPSSSLRNSSPIRMAKMTHSESKKPKAAAKNHAAPLSGKTSRSLHVRAQKSRAVLQSKSALASKKRTDRFSVKSRERSGGPITRSLQLAASADPSENRKEDGSGKQELKDLSYSLRLASRCPPPAAPYITRQYRNVKATAAAQLQGSLFKDT
- the PRDM2 gene encoding PR domain zinc finger protein 2 isoform X2, with amino-acid sequence MNQNAAEPVATTETLAEVPEHVLRGLPEEVRLFPSAVDKTRIGVWATKPILKGKKFGPFVGDKKKRSQVKNNVYMWEVYYPNLGWMCIDATDPEKGNWLRYVNWACSGEEQNLFPLEINRAIYYKTLKPIAPGEELLVWYNGEDNPEIAAAIEEERASARSKRSSPKSRKGKKKSQESKNKANKTEDVQLKTSEPDPSPANMRDSAEGPKDEDEKPSASATEQPAVPQEIVSQDVPPEFALPPPAHEPQTGPDAEQEAALCEANEVVEEEEEEEEEELEEDGDEAADVPNQSSLREPEIRCDEKPEDLLEEPKTVSKETLEDSAEAAPVVKTPRAREEANGDVFETFLFPCQHCERKFTTKQGLERHTHIHMSTASHAFKCKYCGKAFGTQINRRRHERRHEAGLKRKLEDPAGSKAPSDDAPPQDDTQPPGLGHDGLTLSSEKVSQDSVTPSVVEENGEAKELHPCKYCKKVFGTHTNMRRHQRRVHERHLIPKGVRRKGGLLEEPQPPAEQAPPAPSIYVPSTDPEEEGEADDVYIMDISSNISENLNYYIDGKIQTSSSTSNCDVIEMESNSADLYGINCLLTPVTVEITQNIKTTQVPITDDLPKEPSSSTNSESKKRRTASPPVLPKIKAETESDPATPSCSLSLPLSISTTEAVSFHKEKSVYLSSKLKQLLQTQDKLTPPAGISAAEIPKLGPVCVSAPASMLPVTSSRFKRRTSSPPSSPQHSPALRDFGKPGDGKAMWTEAVLSSKKPKLESHSNSPAWSLSGRDERETGSPPGFDEYKVSNEWAASSAFSSVCNQQPLDLSSGVKQKAEGPGKAPVQWEAVLDLSVHKKPCGDSEGKEFKENHVLQPSCSAVKKRKPTTCMLQKVLLNEYNGVDLPVENAPEASGSASPCKPLDPQPDPDLGLNSSSSATVVEAPPDVSSSSPALQPPSLSCGRLPPLLTPTTPSSPPPCPPVLTVATPPPPLLPTVVLPAPSAGASPHPCPSPLSNATAQSPLPILSPTVSPSPSPIPSVEPVMSGASPGPPTLSSSSSSSSSSSFSSSSSSSSPSPPPLSAVSSVVSSGDNLETSLPMISFKQEELESEDLKAREEAPSATEQEIVQETFNRNFVCNVCESPFLSIKDLTKHLSIHAEEWPFKCEFCVQLFKVKTDLSEHRFMLHGVGNIFVCSVCKKEFAFLCNLQQHQRDLHPDTVCTHHEFESGTLRPQNFTDPSKAHVEHMQSLPEDPLEASKEEEELNDSSEELYTTIKIMASGMKTKDPDVRLGLNQHYPSFKPPPFQYHHRSPLGIGVTATNFTTHNIPQTFTTAIRCTKCGKGVDNMPELHKHILACASASDKKRYTPKKNPVPLKQTVQPKNGVVVLDNSGKNAFRRMGQPKRLNFSVELSKMSSNKLKLNALKKKNQLVQKAILQKNKSAKQKADLKTTPESSSHVCPYCHREFTYIGSLNKHAAFSCPKKPLSPSKKKLSHSSKKGGHQSPAGSDRNNSSSHRRRTADAEIKMQSMQAPLGKTRARSSGPSQVPPPASSFRSKQNVKFAASVKSKKPSSSLRNSSPIRMAKMTHSESKKPKAAAKNHAAPLSGKTSRSLHVRAQKSRAVLQSKSALASKKRTDRFSVKSRERSGGPITRSLQLAASADPSENRKEDGSGKQELKDLSYSLRLASRCPPPAAPYITRQYRNVKATAAAQLQGSLFKE
- the PRDM2 gene encoding PR domain zinc finger protein 2 isoform X5, which gives rise to MNQNAAEPVATTETLAEVPEHVLRGLPEEVRLFPSAVDKTRIGVWATKPILKGKKFGPFVGDKKKRSQVKNNVYMWEVYYPNLGWMCIDATDPEKGNWLRYVNWACSGEEQNLFPLEINRAIYYKTLKPIAPGEELLVWYNGEDNPEIAAAIEEERASARSKRSSPKSRKGKKKSQESKNKANKTEDVQLKTSEPDPSPANMRDSAEGPKDEDEKPSASATEQPAVPQEIVSQDVPPEFALPPPAHEPQTGPDAEQEAALCEANEVVEEEEEEEEEELEEDGDEAADVPNQSSLREPEIRCDEKPEDLLEEPKTVSKETLEDSAEAAPVVKTPRAREEANGDVFETFLFPCQHCERKFTTKQGLERHTHIHMSTASHAFKCKYCGKAFGTQINRRRHERRHEAGLKRKLEDPAGSKAPSDDAPPQDDTQPPGLGHDGLTLSSEKVSQDSVTPSVVEENGEAKELHPCKYCKKVFGTHTNMRRHQRRVHERHLIPKGVRRKGGLLEEPQPPAEQAPPAPSIYVPSTDPEEEGEADDVYIMDISSNISENLNYYIDGKIQTSSSTSNCDVIEMESNSADLYGINCLLTPVTVEITQNIKTTQVPITDDLPKEPSSSTNSESKKRRTASPPVLPKIKAETESDPATPSCSLSLPLSISTTEAVSFHKEKSVYLSSKLKQLLQTQDKLTPPAGISAAEIPKLGPVCVSAPASMLPVTSSRFKRRTSSPPSSPQHSPALRDFGKPGDGKAMWTEAVLSSKKPKLESHSNSPAWSLSGRDERETGSPPGFDEYKVSNEWAASSAFSSVCNQQPLDLSSGVKQKAEGPGKAPVQWEAVLDLSVHKKPCGDSEGKEFKENHVLQPSCSAVKKRKPTTCMLQKVLLNEYNGVDLPVENAPEASGSASPCKPLDPQPDPDLGLNSSSSATVVEAPPDVSSSSPALQPPSLSCGRLPPLLTPTTPSSPPPCPPVLTVATPPPPLLPTVVLPAPSAGASPHPCPSPLSNATAQSPLPILSPTVSPSPSPIPSVEPVMSGASPGPPTLSSSSSSSSSSSFSSSSSSSSPSPPPLSAVSSVVSSGDNLETSLPMISFKQEELESEDLKAREEAPSATEQEIVQETFNRNFVCNVCESPFLSIKDLTKHLSIHAEEWPFKCEFCVQLFKVKTDLSEHRFMLHGVGNIFVCSVCKKEFAFLCNLQQHQRDLHPDTVCTHHEFESGTLRPQNFTDPSKAHVEHMQSLPEDPLEASKEEEELNDSSEELYTTIKIMASGMKTKDPDVRLGLNQHYPSFKPPPFQYHHRSPLGIGVTATNFTTHNIPQTFTTAIRCTKCGKGVDNMPELHKHILACASASDKKRYTPKKNPVPLKQTVQPKNGVVVLDNSGKNAFRRMGQPKRLNFSVELSKMSSNKLKLNALKKKNQLVQKAILQKNKSAKQKADLKTTPESSSHVCPYCHREFTYIGSLNKHAAFSCPKKPLSPSKKKLSHSSKKGGHQSPAGSDRNNSSSHRRRTADAEIKMQSMQAPLGKTRARSSGPSQVPPPASSFRSKQNVKFAASVKSKKPSSSLRNSSPIRMAKMTHSESKKPKAAAKNHAAPLSGKTSRSLHVRAQKSRAVLQSKSALASKKRTDRFSVKSRERSGGPITRSLQLAASADPSENRKEDGSGKQELKDLST
- the PRDM2 gene encoding PR domain zinc finger protein 2 isoform X3 encodes the protein MNQNAAEPVATTETLAEVPEHVLRGLPEEVRLFPSAVDKTRIGVWATKPILKGKKFGPFVGDKKKRSQVKNNVYMWEVYYPNLGWMCIDATDPEKGNWLRYVNWACSGEEQNLFPLEINRAIYYKTLKPIAPGEELLVWYNGEDNPEIAAAIEEERASARSKRSSPKSRKGKKKSQESKNKANKTEDVQLKTSEPDPSPANMRDSAEGPKDEDEKPSASATEQPAVPQEIVSQDVPPEFALPPPAHEPQTGPDAEQEAALCEANEVVEEEEEEEEEELEEDGDEAADVPNQSSLREPEIRCDEKPEDLLEEPKTVSKETLEDSAEAAPVVKTPRAREEANGDVFETFLFPCQHCERKFTTKQGLERHTHIHMSTASHAFKCKYCGKAFGTQINRRRHERRHEAGLKRKLEDPAGSKAPSDDAPPQDDTQPPGLGHDGLTLSSEKVSQDSVTPSVVEENGEAKELHPCKYCKKVFGTHTNMRRHQRRVHERHLIPKGVRRKGGLLEEPQPPAEQAPPAPSIYVPSTDPEEEGEADDVYIMDISSNISENLNYYIDGKIQTSSSTSNCDVIEMESNSADLYGINCLLTPVTVEITQNIKTTQVPITDDLPKEPSSSTNSESKKRRTASPPVLPKIKAETESDPATPSCSLSLPLSISTTEAVSFHKEKSVYLSSKLKQLLQTQDKLTPPAGISAAEIPKLGPVCVSAPASMLPVTSSRFKRRTSSPPSSPQHSPALRDFGKPGDGKAMWTEAVLSSKKPKLESHSNSPAWSLSGRDERETGSPPGFDEYKVSNEWAASSAFSSVCNQQPLDLSSGVKQKAEGPGKAPVQWEAVLDLSVHKKPCGDSEGKEFKENHVLQPSCSAVKKRKPTTCMLQKVLLNEYNGVDLPVENAPEASGSASPCKPLDPQPDPDLGLNSSSSATVVEAPPDVSSSSPALQPPSLSCGRLPPLLTPTTPSSPPPCPPVLTVATPPPPLLPTVVLPAPSAGASPHPCPSPLSNATAQSPLPILSPTVSPSPSPIPSVEPVMSGASPGPPTLSSSSSSSSSSSFSSSSSSSSPSPPPLSAVSSVVSSGDNLETSLPMISFKQEELESEDLKAREEAPSATEQEIVQETFNRNFVCNVCESPFLSIKDLTKHLSIHAEEWPFKCEFCVQLFKVKTDLSEHRFMLHGVGNIFVCSVCKKEFAFLCNLQQHQRDLHPDTVCTHHEFESGTLRPQNFTDPSKAHVEHMQSLPEDPLEASKEEEELNDSSEELYTTIKIMASGMKTKDPDVRLGLNQHYPSFKPPPFQYHHRSPLGIGVTATNFTTHNIPQTFTTAIRCTKCGKGVDNMPELHKHILACASASDKKRYTPKKNPVPLKQTVQPKNGVVVLDNSGKNAFRRMGQPKRLNFSVELSKMSSNKLKLNALKKKNQLVQKAILQKNKSAKQKADLKTTPESSSHVCPYCHREFTYIGSLNKHAAFSCPKKPLSPSKKKLSHSSKKGGHQSPAGSDRNNSSSHRRRTADAEIKMQSMQAPLGKTRARSSGPSQVPPPASSFRSKQNVKFAASVKSKKPSSSLRNSSPIRMAKMTHSESKKPKAAAKNHAAPLSGKTSRSLHVRAQKSRAVLQSKSALASKKRTDRFSVKSRERSGGPITRSLQLAASADPSENRKEDGSGKQELKDLRAGVKFVALTS